The Deltaproteobacteria bacterium nucleotide sequence AATTTTGGGGCAGGGTCGGTGCCGAAGGGCGCTTTGCCGCGGCATGGGAAATGGTTTGCGATCTTCCAAAATGGAAAGGTAAACGTGCCGGTCAACCCAGACTTCAAAGATCTGTTGCGTCTTTTAAACAGCGAGAAAGTTAAATATTTGGTGGTTGGCGCTTACGCTGTTATGCATTACACGGAGCCTCGTTATACCAAAGATGTCGGTTTCTGGGTTGAGGCCGATTCGGAAAATGCCCAAAAAGTTTATAATGCTCTGAAAAAATTTGGTGCTCCGGTACAGAATGCATCACCGGAAGATTTTGCTAATTCCGAGCTTGTCTATCAAATCGGCGTGGAGCCCAATCGTATTGATGTCCTGATGGGTATTGAAGGTGTTGATTTTCAAAAAGCATGGAAAAATAAAACAGTTGGCACTTATGGCGGCGAAAAATTTTATCTTCTTGGCATCAAGGATCTGATTCGAACAAAGAAGATTGCAAATCGGCCGCAGGATAAGCTTGATTTAGAGGTTCTCAAGCTGGCGTTGAAAAAGAAAAAAAACAGAAAGTAAAATCTTATGTCACACAAAATTATCATTGTAGGTTCGGGTTGTGCGGGGTGCACGGCGGCAATTTATGCCGCAAGGGCGAATTTGAATCCGCTCATGATTGAAGGTTTGCAACCGGGCGGACAACTCACCATTACTTCCGAAGTTGAAAATTATCCCGGGTTTCCAAAGGGCATTCAAGGTCCGGAACTCATGCAATTGATGAAGGAACAGGCGGTGCGTTTTGGGACCGAGGTGATTTCTGCCGATGTCAGCAAAGTTGATTTTTCCAATCGACCCTTCAAGGTTTGGATTGCGGACAAACTTTATGAAGGAGAAACCGTTATCGTTTCGACAGGTGCTTCGGCCATATGGCTAGGACTTGAAAATGAAAAAAAGTTGTGGGGAAAAGGAGTTTCCGCCTGCGCCACTTGCGATGCTTTCTTTTTCAAGGATCAGCATGTTGTGGTGGTGGGTGGCGGCGACACGGCCATGGAAGAGGCAACATTCCTCGCCAAGTTTGCGAGCCACGTTACGGTTGTTCACCGTCGCAATGAACTGCGTGCCTCGCGGATCATGCAACAGCGGGCGCTGACCGATCCCAAAATAAAATTTATCTGGGACTCGGCTGTTGTGGATGTCAAAGATGTTTCCAAAGATAAAGTAACCGCCGTCACAATTGCCAACCTCAAAACAAATGAGAAGAGCGATCTTGCCTGTGATGGTCTGTTTGTCGCCATCGGACATCAACCCAACACGGAACTCTTCAAGGGACAACTGGAACTCGATGTTAAAGGATACATCGCGATGAAAAAACTTCCATCCATGGCAACCAGCGTTCCCGGCGTTTTTGCCTGCGGTGATGTGCAGGATGTTGTTTACCGCCAAGCCGTAACCGCG carries:
- the trxB gene encoding thioredoxin-disulfide reductase, with protein sequence MSHKIIIVGSGCAGCTAAIYAARANLNPLMIEGLQPGGQLTITSEVENYPGFPKGIQGPELMQLMKEQAVRFGTEVISADVSKVDFSNRPFKVWIADKLYEGETVIVSTGASAIWLGLENEKKLWGKGVSACATCDAFFFKDQHVVVVGGGDTAMEEATFLAKFASHVTVVHRRNELRASRIMQQRALTDPKIKFIWDSAVVDVKDVSKDKVTAVTIANLKTNEKSDLACDGLFVAIGHQPNTELFKGQLELDVKGYIAMKKLPSMATSVPGVFACGDVQDVVYRQAVTAAGTGCMAAIDAERFLNHQ